Proteins from a genomic interval of Hydrogenophaga sp. PAMC20947:
- the gmk gene encoding guanylate kinase, protein MQYPGNLFVVAAPSGAGKSSLVKALMELDTRVVPSISHTTRAPRGQEVHGREYYFVSTETFDQMVIQNNFLEWAKVHGNRYGTSKHTIEQRIAQGADVVLEIDFQGAIQVKRIFPNAVLVFILPPSWEELRSRLERRAEDTAEVIEIRIQNASSEMEHAHEFDFVIINELFERALFDLKAIVHAQRLKFAAQRIARSDTFKALNIP, encoded by the coding sequence ATGCAATATCCCGGAAACCTGTTCGTCGTGGCCGCCCCCAGCGGGGCCGGCAAATCCAGTCTGGTCAAAGCCCTGATGGAGCTGGACACGCGTGTTGTCCCCTCTATCTCCCACACCACCCGGGCACCCCGTGGCCAGGAAGTGCATGGGCGCGAGTACTACTTCGTGTCAACCGAAACCTTTGACCAGATGGTCATCCAGAACAATTTTCTGGAATGGGCCAAAGTGCATGGCAACCGCTACGGCACCTCCAAGCACACCATCGAACAACGCATCGCCCAAGGGGCTGATGTGGTGTTGGAGATCGATTTTCAGGGCGCCATTCAGGTCAAGCGCATTTTCCCCAACGCGGTGCTGGTGTTCATCCTGCCCCCGAGCTGGGAGGAGTTGCGTTCGCGCCTGGAGCGGCGTGCGGAAGACACCGCTGAGGTGATCGAAATCCGCATCCAGAATGCCTCCTCTGAAATGGAACACGCCCACGAGTTCGACTTCGTTATAATCAATGAGTTGTTCGAGCGGGCTTTGTTTGACCTCAAGGCCATCGTCCATGCCCAGCGGCTCAAGTTCGCCGCCCAGCGTATCGCCCGCAGCGATACCTTCAAGGCGCTCAACATTCCCTGA
- a CDS encoding DUF2939 domain-containing protein has translation MTHIASKASLFALLLAVAGVAGYWHYSPYLTLNTMREAAEQKDVQAFNERVDYPKVRRSVKSQLAAKLAGQMGSDANEGQSSKGFKALGAAFAMALANPLVDAAVRPEFVMAALTKGEIEVVPGEVKDAVGVAEPKKAKPKWAFDRQGPNKLVAYAKNPENPEDVKVGLVFERSGFADWTLTELRLPENL, from the coding sequence ATGACCCACATTGCGAGCAAGGCTTCGCTTTTCGCCCTCTTGCTGGCTGTGGCCGGCGTTGCAGGCTATTGGCACTATTCACCCTACCTCACACTGAACACCATGCGCGAGGCCGCTGAGCAAAAGGACGTCCAGGCTTTCAATGAGCGGGTGGACTACCCCAAGGTCAGGCGGAGCGTCAAAAGCCAACTGGCTGCCAAGTTGGCCGGGCAAATGGGGTCAGATGCCAACGAAGGGCAGAGCAGCAAGGGTTTCAAGGCGCTGGGAGCGGCTTTTGCAATGGCACTGGCCAACCCGCTGGTCGACGCCGCGGTACGCCCCGAATTCGTCATGGCCGCCTTGACCAAAGGAGAAATCGAAGTGGTACCGGGTGAGGTGAAGGACGCTGTTGGCGTTGCCGAGCCCAAAAAAGCCAAGCCCAAGTGGGCGTTCGACCGCCAAGGGCCCAACAAGCTGGTCGCTTATGCGAAAAACCCTGAAAATCCAGAAGATGTGAAGGTGGGCCTGGTTTTTGAGCGCAGTGGCTTTGCCGATTGGACATTGACCGAACTGCGTTTGCCTGAAAACCTGTGA
- a CDS encoding rhodanese-like domain-containing protein — protein sequence MSFLIENWMLIAVAVLSGAMLMWPAIVGNAGAGSLNANEAVLLINREKAVVVDVCGADEFKAGHVAGAKHLPLDELEGKLSGMVKNKATPVILVCASGARSKRAVAVAKKLGYENAHSLSGGLGAWRAASLPIEKT from the coding sequence GTGAGTTTCTTAATAGAAAACTGGATGTTGATCGCCGTGGCGGTGTTGTCGGGGGCCATGCTGATGTGGCCAGCCATTGTCGGCAATGCGGGCGCGGGCTCGCTGAATGCCAATGAAGCTGTGCTGCTCATCAACCGCGAAAAGGCGGTGGTGGTGGACGTGTGCGGCGCTGACGAGTTCAAGGCCGGGCACGTTGCCGGTGCCAAGCACCTGCCCCTGGACGAGCTTGAGGGCAAGCTGTCTGGCATGGTGAAGAACAAGGCGACCCCGGTCATTCTTGTGTGTGCGTCGGGCGCCCGCTCCAAGCGCGCGGTGGCCGTGGCCAAAAAGCTGGGCTATGAAAATGCCCACTCGCTGTCGGGTGGCCTCGGCGCCTGGCGCGCGGCCAGCCTGCCCATTGAGAAAACCTGA
- the gpmA gene encoding 2,3-diphosphoglycerate-dependent phosphoglycerate mutase encodes MYKLVLIRHGESTWNLENRFTGWTDVDLTPTGVSQAMSAGKLLKAEGWDFDIAYTSMLKRAIHTLWYVLDEMDRPWLPVGKHWRLNERHYGALQGLNKGETAKQYGDDQVLLWRRSYDTPPPALEPTDSRSERGDRRYARLSQEDVPLTECLKDTVARVIPFWDEVLGPAIKSGKRVVVSAHGNSIRALMKHLDDVSEKDIVGLNIPNGIPLVYELDEHLKPIRHYYLGDAEAVAKAAAAVAAQGKG; translated from the coding sequence ATGTACAAACTCGTCCTCATTCGCCACGGCGAATCCACCTGGAATCTGGAAAACCGCTTCACCGGCTGGACCGACGTAGACCTCACGCCCACCGGCGTTTCACAGGCGATGTCGGCCGGCAAGCTGCTCAAAGCCGAAGGTTGGGACTTTGATATCGCCTACACCAGCATGCTCAAGCGCGCCATCCACACGCTGTGGTACGTGCTCGATGAGATGGACCGCCCCTGGTTGCCCGTGGGAAAGCACTGGCGCCTCAACGAACGCCACTACGGTGCCCTGCAAGGCCTCAACAAGGGCGAAACGGCCAAACAATACGGTGACGATCAGGTGTTGTTGTGGCGTCGCAGCTACGACACCCCGCCGCCCGCCCTGGAGCCGACCGATTCCCGCAGCGAGCGCGGTGATCGCCGCTATGCGCGCCTCTCACAGGAAGACGTGCCCCTGACCGAATGTCTCAAAGACACGGTGGCCCGTGTGATCCCTTTCTGGGATGAAGTGCTGGGGCCAGCGATCAAGAGTGGCAAGCGGGTGGTGGTTTCGGCCCATGGCAATTCGATCCGTGCCCTGATGAAACATTTGGACGACGTTTCGGAGAAGGATATCGTCGGGCTGAACATTCCCAACGGCATTCCCTTGGTGTACGAGCTCGATGAGCACCTGAAGCCAATCCGCCACTACTACCTGGGTGATGCAGAAGCGGTCGCCAAGGCCGCCGCGGCCGTGGCAGCGCAAGGCAAAGGCTGA
- a CDS encoding S41 family peptidase, translating to MSHKLKIAGWIAVGAVAGALTTVQLQAVARSTVAPLPLEELQQLAAVFGMVKSDYVEPVDEKKLISEAISGMVASLDPHSQYFDKKSFKEFREGTSGRFVGVGIEITMEDGLVKVVSPIEDSPAFRAGLKSGDLITKIDDTAVKGLSINDAVKRMRGEPKTKVLLTIFRKDENRSFPVTITREEIKTQSVKAKEIEKGYVWVRLSQFQDRTVEDFTRKLEAIYKANPQLKGLVLDLRNDPGGLLDAAVAISAAFLPENATVVSTNGQLADSQSIYTAAPQHYLRRGGPDPIKQLTDATKGIFKTLPMVVLVNEGSASASEIVAGALQDHKRAKVLGNQTFGKGSVQTVRPLGPDTGLKLTTARYYTPSGRSIQAKGIVPDVMVDETAEGNLFAALRTREADLSKHLSDGKDDGASHAMTDAERAAEQQRDRDREQARLRLEEEAKKNPGQRLVPEFGSEKDFPLQQALNQLKGKPVMVSKTLIERAEEKKEN from the coding sequence GTGAGTCACAAGTTGAAAATTGCAGGTTGGATCGCCGTGGGCGCAGTGGCCGGGGCGCTGACGACAGTACAGCTCCAGGCCGTTGCCCGCAGCACCGTCGCGCCCTTGCCATTGGAAGAGCTGCAGCAGCTCGCGGCCGTATTTGGCATGGTCAAAAGCGACTACGTCGAGCCCGTGGACGAGAAAAAGCTCATTTCCGAAGCAATCTCCGGCATGGTCGCCAGCCTGGATCCGCACTCACAGTACTTCGACAAGAAGTCGTTCAAGGAATTCCGCGAAGGCACCAGCGGCCGCTTTGTGGGCGTGGGCATCGAAATCACCATGGAAGACGGCCTGGTCAAGGTGGTCTCTCCCATCGAGGACTCGCCGGCCTTCCGTGCCGGCCTGAAATCGGGCGATCTGATCACCAAGATCGACGACACAGCGGTCAAGGGCCTGAGCATCAACGATGCCGTCAAGCGCATGCGCGGCGAGCCCAAAACCAAAGTGCTGCTCACCATTTTCCGCAAAGACGAAAACCGCAGCTTTCCGGTCACGATCACCCGTGAGGAGATCAAGACCCAGAGCGTCAAGGCCAAGGAAATAGAAAAGGGCTATGTCTGGGTGCGCTTGTCGCAATTCCAAGATCGCACGGTGGAAGACTTCACCCGCAAGCTCGAGGCCATTTACAAAGCCAACCCGCAACTCAAGGGCCTTGTGCTCGACTTGCGCAACGATCCGGGTGGCCTGCTCGACGCAGCGGTGGCCATCTCGGCGGCATTCTTGCCTGAGAACGCCACCGTGGTATCCACCAACGGCCAGCTGGCGGACAGCCAGTCAATCTACACCGCTGCGCCCCAGCATTACCTGCGTCGCGGGGGACCAGACCCGATCAAACAATTGACCGATGCCACCAAAGGCATCTTCAAGACCTTGCCCATGGTCGTGCTGGTCAATGAGGGCTCAGCCTCGGCCAGTGAAATCGTGGCCGGCGCCTTGCAGGATCACAAACGCGCCAAGGTGCTGGGCAACCAGACCTTTGGAAAGGGGTCGGTGCAGACCGTGCGTCCGCTGGGCCCAGACACCGGCCTCAAGCTGACCACCGCCCGCTACTACACCCCTTCGGGCCGTTCGATCCAGGCCAAGGGCATCGTGCCCGACGTGATGGTCGATGAAACCGCTGAAGGCAACCTGTTTGCTGCATTGCGCACCCGCGAAGCCGATCTGTCCAAGCACCTGTCTGACGGCAAAGACGATGGCGCCAGCCACGCCATGACCGACGCCGAACGCGCCGCCGAACAGCAGCGCGACCGCGACCGCGAGCAGGCTCGCCTGCGCCTGGAAGAAGAAGCCAAGAAGAATCCAGGTCAACGCTTGGTGCCCGAATTTGGCAGCGAAAAAGACTTCCCCCTGCAGCAAGCCCTCAACCAGCTCAAAGGCAAGCCTGTCATGGTCAGCAAGACCTTGATCGAACGCGCGGAAGAAAAGAAAGAAAACTGA
- a CDS encoding NAD(P)H-dependent glycerol-3-phosphate dehydrogenase gives MNIAVLGAGAWGTALAISAASRQPVTLWARDAAQCAEMQANRINQRYLHGADFPAQLSVVSGPLDRAALWLGRADVVIVATPMAALRPTLGQLEGLTVPVAWLCKGFESPQGPGATEWGLLGHEVCRAVAPRLLAGVLSGPSFAQEVARGQPTALVAASEHPAVREALVAAFHSPTLRIYANDDTVGVEVGGAVKNVLAIATGLCDGLNLGLNARAALVTRGLAEMTRLGLALGAKAETFMGLSGLGDLVLTATGDLSRNRKVGQLLAQGMSLDQAVASLGHVAEGVYSARTVVQRARSLGVDMPISEGVVALLEGQTQPAQAVAALMGRDAKSESF, from the coding sequence ATGAACATCGCGGTGCTGGGTGCGGGTGCGTGGGGAACCGCGCTGGCCATCAGTGCGGCGTCGCGTCAGCCCGTCACATTGTGGGCGCGGGATGCCGCGCAATGTGCAGAGATGCAGGCGAATCGCATCAATCAGCGCTACTTGCACGGCGCCGATTTCCCAGCCCAATTGTCGGTCGTCAGTGGGCCACTGGACCGCGCTGCGCTTTGGTTGGGTCGTGCCGATGTCGTGATCGTGGCCACACCGATGGCGGCCCTGCGCCCAACGCTTGGCCAACTTGAGGGGCTGACCGTGCCTGTCGCGTGGCTGTGCAAAGGGTTCGAATCGCCGCAAGGACCCGGCGCCACGGAATGGGGCTTGCTGGGTCACGAAGTCTGCCGTGCTGTGGCACCTCGACTGCTTGCCGGAGTGCTGAGTGGACCCAGTTTTGCGCAAGAGGTTGCCCGGGGGCAGCCGACCGCTCTGGTGGCCGCAAGCGAACATCCGGCGGTTCGAGAAGCGCTGGTGGCGGCGTTTCACAGTCCGACATTGCGCATCTATGCCAACGACGACACAGTGGGCGTGGAAGTCGGCGGTGCGGTGAAAAACGTGTTGGCCATTGCGACGGGCTTGTGTGATGGCCTGAATCTGGGCCTCAATGCCCGGGCCGCGCTGGTGACCCGGGGCTTGGCGGAAATGACGCGCCTGGGTCTGGCGCTGGGCGCCAAGGCCGAAACCTTCATGGGGCTCTCGGGTCTGGGTGATCTGGTCTTGACCGCCACCGGCGACCTGTCGCGCAACCGCAAGGTGGGCCAGCTGCTGGCCCAAGGCATGAGCCTGGATCAAGCAGTGGCTTCGCTGGGCCATGTGGCCGAAGGGGTTTACAGCGCCCGCACCGTGGTGCAACGGGCCCGCTCGCTGGGTGTGGACATGCCCATCAGTGAGGGTGTAGTGGCTCTGCTGGAAGGGCAAACACAGCCCGCCCAAGCCGTTGCGGCCTTGATGGGGCGCGACGCCAAATCAGAATCCTTTTGA
- a CDS encoding IS481 family transposase codes for MNIHKNASLTPKGRAHLMREIQRVGLKPACVAAGLSPRTARKWQRRFCQHGPTGLIDRSSRPLTMPQRTCVQKIERALGLRKNQRLSFERIAERLGLSRSVVARACKAAGLGKLPPVEGTPPVVRYERQTPGELLHLDMKKLPRFKQPGHRVTADRTKKTPRAGYEVLHVAIDDRSRVGFCQLLTDEKAHSACSHLLAALRYYRALDVRIWGVMTDNGSAYRSKRFTKLLRRLKIKHQRTRPYTPCTNGKAERFIQTLLREWAYAYVYPGSDVRASELQPWMIHYNFRRPHSATEHRPPASRLGFAGNNVVRNYT; via the coding sequence ATGAACATCCACAAGAATGCCTCATTGACGCCCAAAGGTCGAGCACATTTGATGCGAGAAATACAGCGCGTTGGACTCAAGCCCGCTTGCGTAGCTGCGGGACTGAGCCCCCGCACGGCTCGCAAATGGCAGCGCCGCTTCTGCCAACACGGGCCGACGGGTTTGATTGACCGCAGTTCACGCCCTCTCACAATGCCGCAACGCACCTGTGTGCAAAAGATTGAACGCGCCCTGGGCTTGCGCAAGAACCAGCGCTTGAGCTTTGAGCGCATCGCTGAGCGCCTGGGGCTCTCGCGCAGTGTTGTGGCACGTGCCTGTAAAGCCGCGGGGCTGGGCAAACTGCCACCTGTCGAAGGCACACCCCCGGTGGTGCGCTATGAGCGACAAACGCCAGGAGAGTTGTTGCACCTTGACATGAAGAAGCTCCCGCGCTTCAAGCAGCCCGGGCACAGGGTCACGGCAGACCGAACTAAGAAGACGCCTCGGGCTGGCTACGAGGTTTTGCATGTGGCCATTGATGACCGTTCACGTGTGGGCTTCTGTCAGCTGCTTACCGATGAAAAGGCCCACAGCGCGTGTAGCCACCTCCTGGCAGCGCTGCGCTACTACCGGGCCTTGGACGTGCGCATTTGGGGCGTCATGACAGACAACGGATCGGCTTACCGATCCAAGCGGTTCACAAAACTGCTGCGCCGCTTGAAGATCAAACATCAGCGCACCCGGCCTTACACGCCATGCACCAACGGCAAGGCTGAACGCTTCATCCAGACGCTGCTGCGTGAGTGGGCTTATGCCTATGTCTACCCCGGCTCAGATGTGCGCGCCAGCGAGCTCCAACCTTGGATGATTCACTACAACTTCAGGCGCCCACACTCGGCAACTGAGCACCGTCCTCCCGCTTCACGCCTTGGCTTTGCAGGGAACAACGTCGTGAGAAACTACACCTAG
- the grxC gene encoding glutaredoxin 3 — MASVKMYTSNYCPYCSRAKALLQQHGVSDLEEIVVDGQPEVRAHMTKLTGRTSVPQIFIGDTLVGGCDELHALDARGGLVPLLQA, encoded by the coding sequence ATGGCATCAGTCAAGATGTACACCAGCAACTACTGCCCATATTGCAGCCGGGCCAAAGCCTTGCTGCAGCAACACGGTGTGAGCGACCTCGAAGAAATCGTGGTGGACGGGCAACCCGAAGTGCGCGCTCACATGACCAAGCTCACCGGTCGCACCAGCGTTCCACAAATTTTCATCGGCGACACGCTGGTGGGGGGCTGTGACGAATTGCATGCGCTGGACGCGCGCGGCGGCCTCGTGCCGTTGTTGCAGGCCTGA
- the panB gene encoding 3-methyl-2-oxobutanoate hydroxymethyltransferase: MNAATTTGTPYGTLPSASPLPLRKPVSLPRLQEMRDRGEKITMLTAYDATFAAVADAAGVECILVGDSLGMVCQGLNSTVGVTLETMRYHTESVVRGLQRVQATVWVIGDLPFGSYHESKEQALNSASVLMRAGAHMVKLEGGGWTTETVRFLVERGIPVCAHLGLTPQTVHALGGYRVQGRGDAAALQLRRQAIELQDAGASMLVLEMVPATLSADITVELKTCHTIGIGAGDGTAGQVLVMHDMLGINLGKNPKFVHNFMEDASSVRGAMAAFVAAVKDGSFPDNNLHAW; encoded by the coding sequence ATGAACGCAGCCACAACCACCGGAACGCCCTATGGCACTCTGCCATCGGCCTCACCCTTGCCACTGCGCAAGCCTGTGAGTCTGCCGCGTTTGCAGGAAATGCGTGACCGTGGGGAAAAGATCACCATGCTCACCGCCTACGACGCCACTTTTGCGGCTGTCGCCGACGCAGCAGGCGTTGAGTGCATCCTGGTCGGCGACTCGCTGGGCATGGTTTGCCAGGGACTCAACAGCACCGTCGGGGTCACGCTCGAAACCATGCGATACCACACCGAAAGCGTGGTTCGGGGGCTGCAGCGCGTGCAAGCCACCGTGTGGGTCATTGGCGATCTGCCCTTTGGGAGCTACCACGAGAGCAAAGAACAAGCGCTGAACAGCGCTTCTGTGCTGATGCGCGCCGGCGCCCACATGGTCAAGCTCGAAGGCGGTGGCTGGACGACTGAGACGGTGCGTTTCCTGGTTGAGCGCGGCATTCCAGTGTGCGCGCACCTTGGCCTGACGCCGCAGACCGTGCACGCGCTGGGCGGCTACCGGGTTCAGGGGCGCGGCGATGCAGCGGCCTTGCAGCTGCGCCGCCAGGCCATCGAACTGCAGGATGCAGGCGCATCCATGCTGGTCCTCGAGATGGTGCCAGCAACCTTGTCCGCCGACATCACGGTAGAACTTAAAACCTGCCACACCATTGGCATCGGAGCGGGCGACGGAACCGCAGGTCAGGTGCTGGTGATGCACGACATGCTGGGCATCAACCTGGGCAAGAATCCAAAATTCGTGCACAACTTCATGGAAGACGCCAGCAGCGTCCGGGGCGCCATGGCCGCCTTCGTGGCAGCGGTGAAGGATGGCAGCTTCCCCGACAACAACTTGCACGCCTGGTAG
- the nadA gene encoding quinolinate synthase NadA, with the protein MNTQTDGAVIDVEYEQPACPTKHAWARVPVEPGPKQRAELKERIRRLLKERNAVMVSHYYVHPDLQDLAIETGGIVSDSLEMARFGRDHAAQTLVVSGVRFMGETAKILSPEKTVLMPDLDANCSLDLGCPIDDFSAFCDANPDRTVVVYANTSAAVKARSDWLVTSSCALDIVRALKDKGHKILWAPDKHLGGYIQRETGADMLMWSGACIVHDEFKAFELEALKREHPKAKVLVHPESPADVIGLADAVGSTSAILKAARELDASEFIVATDNGMMHMLRQQNPGKVFIEAPTAGNSATCKSCAHCPWMAMNGLAGVAEVLEKHLNQIHVDPALIPRALLPIDRMLAFTAAQRGGQDAGALVPNIGAA; encoded by the coding sequence ATGAACACGCAGACCGACGGCGCCGTCATTGATGTCGAATACGAACAGCCCGCTTGCCCCACCAAACACGCCTGGGCGCGCGTTCCTGTGGAGCCCGGCCCCAAGCAGCGCGCTGAGCTGAAAGAGCGCATCCGCCGGCTGCTGAAGGAGCGCAATGCCGTGATGGTGTCGCACTATTACGTGCACCCGGATCTGCAGGATCTCGCGATCGAGACCGGCGGGATTGTGAGCGACTCGCTGGAGATGGCCCGTTTCGGGCGCGATCATGCCGCCCAGACCCTGGTGGTGTCGGGTGTGCGTTTCATGGGGGAGACGGCCAAGATCCTGAGCCCGGAGAAAACCGTGCTGATGCCCGATCTTGATGCCAACTGCTCGCTGGATCTGGGCTGCCCCATTGACGATTTCAGTGCTTTTTGCGACGCAAATCCCGACCGCACTGTGGTGGTCTACGCCAACACCAGTGCCGCCGTGAAGGCGCGGTCCGACTGGCTGGTCACCAGCAGCTGTGCGCTCGACATCGTGCGCGCGCTCAAGGACAAGGGGCACAAAATCCTTTGGGCACCCGACAAACATCTGGGCGGCTATATCCAGCGAGAAACCGGGGCCGATATGCTGATGTGGAGCGGCGCCTGCATCGTGCACGACGAGTTCAAGGCGTTTGAGCTGGAAGCGCTGAAGCGGGAGCACCCCAAGGCCAAGGTCCTGGTGCACCCGGAAAGCCCGGCCGATGTGATCGGCCTGGCAGACGCCGTGGGCTCGACGTCGGCCATTCTGAAGGCGGCGCGGGAGCTGGACGCTTCCGAGTTCATCGTGGCGACCGACAACGGCATGATGCACATGCTGCGCCAGCAAAATCCGGGCAAAGTCTTCATTGAAGCGCCCACGGCCGGCAACAGCGCCACGTGCAAAAGCTGCGCCCATTGCCCCTGGATGGCCATGAACGGTCTGGCCGGCGTAGCCGAAGTGCTGGAGAAGCATCTGAATCAGATCCATGTGGACCCAGCCTTGATTCCGCGGGCCCTGCTGCCCATCGATCGCATGCTGGCATTCACGGCGGCGCAACGGGGGGGCCAGGATGCAGGCGCCTTGGTGCCCAATATCGGCGCTGCTTAA
- the secB gene encoding protein-export chaperone SecB translates to MADQDPSFQIQRVYLKEASLEQPNSPAILLDQEQPSVDIQLGVEANPVAEGVYEICVTATVQTKIKDKTVFLVEAKQAGIFEIRNLPEDQMGPIMGIACPQIVYPYLRGNVADLIQRGGFPPVHLAEINFQAMYEQQQAQAAGEPAATVTQ, encoded by the coding sequence ATGGCCGACCAAGATCCCTCTTTCCAGATTCAGCGCGTTTACCTCAAGGAAGCCTCGCTGGAACAGCCCAATTCCCCAGCTATCCTGCTGGACCAGGAACAGCCTTCCGTGGACATCCAACTGGGTGTGGAAGCCAATCCAGTGGCTGAAGGTGTGTACGAGATCTGCGTGACCGCCACTGTGCAGACCAAGATCAAAGACAAAACTGTTTTCCTGGTCGAAGCCAAGCAAGCGGGCATCTTCGAGATCCGCAACCTGCCTGAAGATCAGATGGGCCCCATCATGGGCATCGCCTGCCCACAGATCGTCTATCCCTACCTGCGTGGCAATGTGGCCGATCTGATCCAGCGTGGCGGGTTCCCGCCTGTGCACCTCGCCGAGATCAACTTCCAGGCGATGTACGAGCAGCAGCAGGCCCAGGCTGCCGGCGAGCCCGCAGCCACTGTCACGCAGTAA
- the nadC gene encoding carboxylating nicotinate-nucleotide diphosphorylase yields the protein MKHLSDFSASDIQALARADVARALAEDVGPGDLTAALVDSSRNARARILAREAAVICGVAWVEAAVLACDPDARLTWHVTEGQRCQADQVIVEMEGNAQALLTAERTALNFMQMMSAVATKTATFVEAVVGTSAAIVDTRKTLPGLRLAQKYAVKAGGGVNHRIGLYDAVLIKENHIAAAGGVPAVLKRVAETAPQARFVEIEVETLAQLDEALASGATMVLLDNMDIPTLQEAVRRNAGRAVLESSGGVNLDTVRVLAQTGVDRISIGALTKDVKAIDFSMRFDAF from the coding sequence ATGAAACACCTTTCTGACTTTTCCGCATCCGACATCCAGGCGCTGGCCCGCGCCGATGTGGCGCGTGCGCTGGCCGAAGATGTGGGCCCCGGTGATCTGACAGCAGCGCTGGTGGACAGCTCCCGCAATGCGCGTGCGCGCATCCTCGCTCGCGAAGCCGCCGTGATCTGTGGGGTGGCCTGGGTCGAGGCCGCCGTGCTGGCCTGCGATCCCGACGCACGCCTCACCTGGCACGTGACCGAAGGGCAGCGTTGCCAGGCGGATCAGGTGATCGTTGAGATGGAGGGCAACGCCCAGGCGTTGCTCACGGCCGAGCGCACGGCCTTGAACTTCATGCAGATGATGTCGGCCGTGGCCACCAAGACCGCCACTTTTGTCGAGGCGGTCGTGGGCACGTCAGCCGCCATCGTGGACACCCGAAAGACCTTGCCGGGCCTGAGGTTGGCGCAGAAATACGCGGTGAAAGCGGGCGGTGGCGTGAACCATCGGATCGGCCTTTACGACGCGGTGCTGATCAAGGAAAACCACATCGCAGCAGCAGGCGGTGTCCCCGCCGTGCTGAAGCGGGTGGCAGAAACTGCGCCCCAGGCCCGCTTTGTGGAAATCGAGGTGGAGACCCTGGCGCAACTGGACGAAGCGCTGGCCAGTGGAGCCACCATGGTTTTGCTCGACAACATGGACATTCCCACCCTGCAAGAGGCTGTGAGGCGCAATGCAGGGCGCGCCGTGCTGGAGAGTTCGGGTGGAGTGAACCTGGACACGGTGCGCGTGCTGGCTCAGACGGGTGTTGACCGTATCTCCATCGGGGCCTTGACCAAAGACGTGAAAGCGATCGATTTTTCGATGCGCTTTGACGCATTCTGA
- the rpoZ gene encoding DNA-directed RNA polymerase subunit omega encodes MARITVEDCLEKIPNRFQLVLAATYRARMLSQGHAPKIESKNKPGVTALREIAEGKVGIEMLKKVPL; translated from the coding sequence ATGGCACGCATCACCGTCGAAGACTGCCTGGAAAAGATTCCGAACCGCTTTCAGCTCGTGCTGGCCGCAACCTACCGAGCTCGCATGTTGAGCCAAGGCCACGCGCCCAAAATTGAGAGCAAGAACAAGCCCGGCGTCACCGCTCTGCGCGAAATTGCCGAAGGAAAAGTGGGCATTGAAATGCTCAAAAAAGTGCCCCTTTGA
- the panC gene encoding pantoate--beta-alanine ligase: MKLVHTTEELRAAMRPYNSPAFVPTMGNLHDGHLNLVRSAKPLGDLVVSSIFVNRLQFAPHEDFDSYPRTLKADCDRLEQAGCDIVFAPLEKELYPVPQLFKVHPPGEIGDILEGHFRPGFFIGVCTVVMKLFQCVFSEAKGPRYALFGKKDYQQQMVIKRMVQQYAMPITVIAGETQRAADGLALSSRNGYLSEPERAEAVQLSLTLRTLAREALATAEAMPQQLNALESRAMHALATRGWQPDYITVRRRADLLAPQAADAVTPESLVVLGAARLGNTRLIDNFEV, translated from the coding sequence ATGAAACTTGTTCACACCACCGAAGAATTGCGCGCCGCCATGCGGCCCTACAACTCGCCAGCGTTTGTACCCACGATGGGCAACCTGCACGACGGTCACCTGAATCTGGTGCGCAGCGCCAAACCGCTGGGTGATCTTGTGGTGTCAAGCATTTTTGTCAACCGCCTGCAGTTTGCGCCCCACGAAGACTTCGACTCTTACCCGCGCACCCTGAAGGCCGACTGCGACCGCCTTGAACAAGCGGGTTGCGACATCGTTTTTGCGCCCCTGGAAAAAGAGCTGTATCCGGTGCCTCAGTTGTTCAAGGTGCACCCCCCCGGCGAAATTGGCGACATCCTGGAGGGCCATTTCCGCCCAGGATTTTTCATCGGCGTGTGCACGGTGGTCATGAAGCTGTTCCAGTGCGTGTTTTCGGAGGCCAAGGGTCCCCGCTACGCTTTGTTCGGCAAGAAGGACTACCAGCAACAGATGGTGATCAAGCGCATGGTGCAGCAATACGCCATGCCCATCACTGTGATTGCCGGCGAAACCCAGCGCGCCGCCGACGGCCTGGCACTGAGCTCGCGCAATGGCTACTTGAGTGAGCCAGAGCGGGCCGAGGCGGTCCAGCTCTCACTCACGCTGCGCACGCTGGCCCGCGAAGCCTTGGCGACTGCAGAAGCCATGCCACAGCAATTGAACGCCCTTGAATCCCGCGCCATGCATGCACTGGCGACCCGGGGCTGGCAACCCGACTACATCACTGTTCGGCGCCGTGCCGATTTGCTAGCGCCTCAAGCCGCTGACGCAGTCACGCCGGAGTCGCTGGTGGTGCTGGGCGCCGCACGGCTGGGCAACACACGTTTGATCGACAATTTCGAGGTTTAA